CGTTTTAAACACCGCCTCTTGTACCTACATTTGCTccacacttcctgtttgtgcaagACTGTCTAAAATGGACAGATCAACTAatcaaagaataaaacaaagcacTAGAGTTGATGACAAACAACCAGCTTTTACAATTAGCATAATTAAAATCAACATATCTTGTGTGATTGTGATTCCAGAAGTTTTCAGTGGCAGGCTTTGATTATCCTGGTATAGCTTTATACTTCACCATGTGTTTCTCACAGGCTCCTGATAAGTGTAGTTTCCATTCAGTGCATTGGCAGTgctttgattcccagatgggaAATTATCTGCAATGTTTGATGCActgacaaatacacatacaaaatttcctcatacatatatatcttTTAACTTTCACATCTTATATTCCAAattaaatgatgtaatgaaatatttgtgtcTTGCAATGTTGCTGACAATACCTTGCCTTGTAACAGACAATTCCCATCTGGGTATTGAAGGTAGTGCGCATAATGACTTTATCAATTCATAACATTTGGAATGAGTTCCATCAATTTGTCTCTCTGAACAAGGGCATTGGACAGAACTAATAACTACTAATGCTAGGAGAGCCAGAGCATTAAGAGCGACAGAGTGATTAAGTGAGCTGATGTGATTTAAGTTGCAGGTGCTGCCaggtctgctgtctctctctctctcacacacacacacacacacacacacacacacacacacacttatctaTTTATATTGGGCTGTGGAGTGTCAGGACAGGAAGGCAGTGTGCTCAGGGGTACAATGTGTGCCACACGTCAGACTCTTTCCCAAGCCCCCACTTTGAAGGCAATAAGGAGCACTGTGATCTCCCTGAGTGTCGGGAGGAAGCAACAGTGGGGTGAGTCTACGACCTCAAGGCCCAATAAATCTCCAATAAATCTCCAATAGATCTCCAATAAGCCTCCCCTCCTGCTCAATGAGGATGCACACTCCAGCAGGCTTTTCCCGGGTTTGTACAGTGACAGTACACACACCCTCGTCCCTTTGATGTAAGCGGCACACTTCCGGTTCCCCACAGTGCTGAGGTGTCaaagaagtgtgtgtatgtaagtgtgagATGGgtgcgtgcctctgtgtgtgtggcctcCTTTGGTAGTAATTCTTATTCCTTTAGGCCTTTCAAACTCCATCGTGAGTGAGGGCTGTCAACGCGTCCCTACACACGCTTTGGGACAACGTTTGGGACAGGTTTTTACCCAGGTATtacccctccctctgtcatgGCAAACTGTTCCACTCTCAGGAGtttctgtatatactgtatctctctcttttactgtatctctctcttttattttccCTGGCTCCATGTAGTCTTCTGCAAACAGTGCATGCATGGTTTCTACAATTTGCTGTTTTATGGTTGTgcagatattttatatttttatatccattgttttaaattttggaaACGCTGGTTTGTGAAAGCTGGCAGGTTTTGAAAGATGTTCTTCcacattttttgtattaataatCTGTGCATGACAACTCATTTTTCATTAGAATCAAATATTCTACTCTTTGCTGGTGAGGAATTTACATGTAGGCATGTGCAACACCAAAGGTTACTACATTTTATAATTGCATTGCataatattataaaattatgtaattatatattgaATAATCACAGAATGTGATCATTCAGTATTTTACATGACTGATAAGCCACTAGTGAATGTTACACAGAACACATGAGAAGAAAGCCAGTTTTAACCTTGacagtaaaacacatttactgtgTGATGAATTATGTGTATCTTGTTTATTATTGGCCAGCCTGTGGGGGGTACCTGTGCCACGCATTGAGCTCCAGCAAAGCACAAAGAGGATTGTGGGACATCTGTGAGAGCTTCTGGAAGACCAGGGCATAAATCAGCTGGTCCTCGGGGCCCCACGAGACCCTCCGCACGGCTAAATCTGGGCATGCATGTCTGGAGACAAAGGGCACAGGAGCCCTGCTCTGCCAGCAGAAGGCCTGGCACCACTTTCCTGTCTGCCCAACAGATGTTTGCACCCCTCAATGCAGGGCTCAGCAGGACTTTTACccaaactgacacacacacacacacacacacacacacacacacgcatacacgcacacacacaaatgtatacacacacacacacacacaaacgcacgcaaacacacacacacacacacacacacaaacgcacgcaaacacacacacacacacacacaaacacacacacacacacaaacgcacgcaaacacacacacacacacgcaaacacacacacacacaaacgcacgcaaacacacacacacacgcaaacacacacacacacaaacgcacgcaaacacacacacacacacacacacacacacacacacaaacgcacgcaaacacacacacacacacacaaacgcacgcaaacacacacacacacacacacacacacacacacacacatacacacacacacacacacacacacacacacacacgcaaacgcacgcaaacacacacacacacacacacacacacacacaaacgcacgcgcacacgcacacgcacatgcacatgcacagacacacgcacacacaaacacacacacaagcacacacacacacaaacttagAAAACTCTTAGAAAAGTTTATGTTTCATGAAATGTAAAAGAGCAACATTCGAACTTTGGTAAAGAGTTTCCTTGTAAGTGTGCTTTATATTTAAGTGCATGGTTTACACCATTGTATTCAAATGCTTAAAACAGTCgctccagcagcagggagcagaaGCAAGTGCAGTGATTCTCATACATATGCAAAACAGCTATAGGAAACGAGGTCGCCACAGTGAGCATGTGGTACATAAAGTAAATACATGAAGCATACACATGCTAATTGAGGAACAATCtatgaaaaagatgaaaatcatACCTATGAATATGTATTAGCACTCCACCCTCAGCTCACGATTCTAACACAAAAATTAAATCCTTGgctgcaaataataaaaacattatcatTCTTCCAGCTCAGAGCTCATTCCTTGGTCATGGTGTACATCTGAATGCAGTTCTGGAAATGGCCGGTGGTGTTCATCTGGGGCCTGAGCAGGATGATGTAGACCTTGGGCATGAAATATCCTCCCAGAATGCCGAGCACGCTGGCCAGTATGGCTGCCACCTGCATGGCCATGACGTACTTGTCCCTGTGGACACAGTAGACGGTGAAGAAGCTGATCCAGGAGATCATGTAGAGGAGGAGGCTGAAGGTGATGCACTTGGCCTCGCTGTAGTTGGCCGGCAGGTCTTTGCCCAGGTAGCTGAGGCAGAAACAGAGAGTGCTGAGCAGGGCCACGTACCCCAGCTCCACGACAGCCCCCGCAGAGAGGGTCTTGCTGCACTCCAAGATGACCTTGTCTGCGTAGAAGCTGTACTCCTGGGATGGCTGCGGGGGGTCCAGGAGCAAGCGGAGCAGGGAGATGAGGCACTCCACCCCGGACACGACCAGGATAACCGCCTGAGGCCCGTTGTTCCTGGCCCAGGTGCCGTAGGCCCGGGGCAGCTTGTTGGAGAACTTGAAGATGCAGACGAGCTGGAAGGAGCGCACGGCCACGCAGGCCAGGCACACGGTGAAGCTGAGGACGAAGAGGGACTGCTTCAGCAGGCAGGCGGGGCCGGAGGGCACGCCGAAGTGGCACAGCCCGCTGCTGGCCGCCGCCGCCAGCGAGGTCAGCATCACCAGGCAGGTCCTCCCGCCCGCCGACTTCACCACCGGCGTGCCGAGGTGGAGCAGAAAGGTCAGGGCGGTGCCCACGATCAACAGCTCCGTCAGGGCCAGCATCACGAGCAGGGCCACTGCCAAGGGGTCGTCCCACGGGAGGTATGCCACCGTCCTTTGGAGACACACCTCGCTCTTTGGCAGGGACCACTCGCTGATCTGGCAGGGCTGGCAGCTGGTGTCACCTaatgtgacatgtgacattCACGGTACTATGAAATGATTTTCAACATGTAATTCATCTTTTAAATGgtccaaaataaaaatatataagcACATAAGCAACGTTTTGTGTGAACAAAAGCTCATTTTACAAAGGTCTTATTTTTAGCTCCCTATGTGCAGCTATTTCTTGATCAGCCACTGTGGGCAGCAGTTAGGTAACACTGGTAGCAGTAGAAGTGGTAGTAGCAGTAATAATATGAATAGTTGTAGCAGCGTTTATATTCAGGTTTTTCTGAAATGGTGAGGATATTGCCTTTCATTGCTTTTATGAAAGACAATATGGGTGTTGCAGAGACTCTGTGTTTAGCAGAGGCCTCATTCTCTGCACTTTCTGGTTTCTCTCCTTTGAAAGACCGCGTAAGGGACAGTGTGTGATTACAGTGCTGCCGCGAGGCCGTTACTGGAGGTGTTTGCCTACCGCTCTTGTTGAGGAAAGTAGCCGCTGGGCACGCCTGGCAGTCAAAGCAGCATTTGTGCTGTCCAGTCTGTAACTTCCTGTAACCCGGAGGACAGTCAGGTGAGCACCTGGACTGGGGGACCtggagaagaacagagagatgCAATACAATGATAGCACCTCACCTACTGACATCACGTATAGAGGAATTCTACactggtgaggaaaaaaaatgtttgtgcattCTGTGAAActtactgttcatttttttcatcctgagACAGACTTGCAAACTATTGTGATTCTTAATGGTTAAAAATTCTAGATTGTATTTCTTACTCTCCATAAGTCTTCTAGTAGGTAGGGCTGGGCGACATGTTTAGACTGGAAATAGCTGGACTCACCAGACCTGGTCCAGCGGAGTTCCAATGGACTCCGTTAGCATCAATCTCCAGGTAGGTGGGGTTCGGACTGTATGCTCCCACGACACGCAGCGCCCAACTGTCCCCCATCCAATCCCACGTGACTATGTCATAACCCGTAGGGGGGTCCCCATTCTTGTCAAAATATACTAATGTTTCCCCAATAGAAAAATTGACCTGCTTCAATTTCTGCAGAAGctagaaaaaggaaaagcaaatgTAAATCAATAATCCTATgatattaatcattaataataacattaataatcgGCTAATCTCATCTATACCGGTCCAGTGCACTGATTAGCAAGTACAGAACAAACAGGCACTTGTGTAGCTCTTAAGTAAAACGACCCAAGGAAATAAAACGATAGGCAACGTTAACACTCTGTATTTAGTTTTTCATACCCTGTACTGTTAAGCCAGGAAAGGAAGCAGGTTAAgtgaaaggcacacacctgccATGGTTGTATATCCACAGTTTTGCATTCCCCCGAGTCACAGTCTAGCAGCGAGTGGAGGGAGTGGGCCAGGGCATAGACAGCCTTGTACACATTAAAAGAGGATGTGATATCATACTTCTCCAGTGGGAAGGCTTTAGAGGTAAATGTTATGAGGTCAGAGTCTTGCAGGCACGTCACACTCTGGACACATGTGCCATTCCAACTCACAGACTTGTTGGCATTTTGCTCAGCGATCAGCCCAGAGAGGTCCTCGAAGGCCTGGAAGCCGGAAAATGGGGTGTATTTGACCGATGTCCCCAGGACGGTCCCGATGGTGCGGATGCCAGGGATACCCGACACCAGCGTGGCCACTGACCAATCCTCCGTCCCGATCCACACTTTACCCGTCACATTCTGTTCAATGACCATTCGGAAAAAGCCGCTCACGATTCGCTTGCTGGAGAAGACAACAATGGTGTTCACCCGGGTGTGGATGATCTTTGTGACCATCTGCTGGATCTGCGCCCGCGTACCGTCCGTGTACGCCGGAATCACTGCCTGATAGGCGATACAGATGTCATAGTGTGGTGCTAGCTCAGACAGGCTTTGCATGCCTTGCAGACCGTAGTCATTGTCACTCCCGAGAAGAGCTATCCACGTCCACTCGAACCTGCGCAGCAGCTCAATCATGGCGTTCACCTGGTTTTTGTCACTGGGGATTGTGCGAAAGAATGCCGGGTACAAATACTTATTGctcagcatttcatttgaagCCTCGTAGGATATCTACAGAGAGTAAGGAAATGGTTGCATGGTTTCAGCAAGAAGAAAAGTAGAAGTAAAAGTAGAAACTGTTCAACATTTCTTGTTTCCGCTGAGGGGTCAGTAAGAGTTATCATGAAgaagaaacagaggaagaagaagacaAACCGTAAGTGAGTAACGTGAATGCACTGACAAGCAACTTGATTTATACACTATCATTGCATTACAATCAGGACAGGGAGGATTTCAGCCAAAATTCCTGAACAGTTAAATTGCTACTCCTACCTAAAGCCAGACCGTACTATATCCACAGTAGAGAGGAGTTTTTGTGGCACTACCCTGCTGCTGACTCAGACTCCCCTAGATACCCAAACACTAAATCTGACTGGGAGACTGACATTATCACCTCACCTGAGGCACCAGATCAGAGCCCAGGACAGCTGCAGGAATGAAGGCaaaactgctgctgtctggACCGATGACCCCCACAGCACTGAGGTCCTCCTCGGAGCAATCGCTGCAGGGCTGCCCGTACCGCTGGGCCAGCAGCTCGATGGTGGCCAGCGTGTCGGCCGACAGGGAGCAGACATCGTAGACTTGGTAACCCAGCGTGACTCCCGGTAGCAGCTGCCTGTCTCTTGTGCCGTTGTTTATTTCTTCCACAGCGAACCGCATGGCTTGCATCAGATGGTAGCCGTGTTTGTTAATTGTGCCCCTAAAGCAAGAAGAGTTGCAAACAGGTGTCATTATTAGACACACGTGTGAtgtgggaaaagaaaacaagagataAAGATGAGCAGGACTGTGTTTTGTTGATCAATTCAACATAATAACACAATGAACATGCATCAACAACTTCATTAAAACAAGAGGAGCTGCAAAACCTTAAATTACAGACGTAAAGGGAAATAATGTTGTCTGTGCTGGCATATATAACATgggtattattttattacaaactGCTTCTTGATTGTGCTTTCTGTTGACAGGAATATAAAAACATGCTTCACAGAGACATTTGAAAATCAACTGAGAGTTCAACACTGGTTCGTatcataaatgaaaaacaatgcaagcaACCAAAACTCAACAAAGTATATGAGAAATGccctttaaaatgcaaattatgtcCCCAACATACAACACATTTGGTGAAGAGTTCTAATACTCTATCTCTAATATTCTAAGAGTGCTAATATTTGTAGAATATTCCTTCCCGGAGGTTGTCCACACATTGCAGAGGACTTACTCGTTGCAGTGTCCGAGCACAGGGAGGCTGTTGTCACCCTCCTGCGTGTTATACAGGGGGAAGAGACCTGCGATGTTGTAATCTCCCCGCAGGCTGAGATCGGGGCGTGAGCGCCGCCCTGCAGGCTGGCCCAGGGCACAGCAGGACAGGAGAAGTGGCAGCCACGGCAGCAGGGAaagcgcagacacacacatgacCTCGGCGGACGCTCAACGAGGGCCGGAATGCCACTGGCGTGTGTGCCCACCTCTGCTGCGAGCCTCCCTTTTCTTTCACGGAGACGCCTGAGGCATTTGCATACTGTTGAGGGTACTGCCCAAGGCAAAGCAAATTCACATTCCTCTGGCAtagtttcattttatatgtCAGCTTTTACTTCTCAGCAAAGCCAACAGAGAGCATTTGATTAGCCACGTAAAGAGCTACCTGATATTTGCACTGATAATGACATGGAAATATTACAGATCAGGGTGCATACAGAAGATTGTCACTGACATGCCAACCTCACGATAATCTGCTTTGACTGAAAGCAAAGTTGTGGCACCATGTGATACCTGTACAATATTTGTTTGCTATCAAATGCAGGTTACACAGAGTAGCCCAACAGACAGATGGTGTCTGTTGACAACTGCATATTCACAATACCAGCATCATATATGAGTCAGTGCGAAACTGTGGAAAAGATGGTGATcaaaaatgccaaaacaaatctgaataGAATATCTATATAactttaatgtttctgtttctctgatgttattcacacacaaatgatTGTTGTATTACTAACATAGGCATAATGATTAGCTTCTaaattattaaaacagaaacaatctgCTTTTctattttaacatgtatttcCCATTGCTAAGTTCGTTGTTCATACTgtttcaaattatttcaatgCATGGAAAGATCTATTAATAAAAAAGCACTGTCGTTATTTTAAATACAGCCAAAATGACGAGTGAGAATGGACTGAATTGAGAATGTCCATATATTCTTAGTCTTCAACCAAACGTTTTCTTGTATTCTGACGATCATCGGAAAAGTACGCCACTCAGATAAATGCGCAAGACGCGTGCTCGCGTTGCTTACGGGTGCGGGGCGTCATGAGACGCTCGGCTCTGATGAGCGCGTGCCTGGTTCTCACTTTGACCTCTGGG
This portion of the Megalops cyprinoides isolate fMegCyp1 chromosome 7, fMegCyp1.pri, whole genome shotgun sequence genome encodes:
- the LOC118780264 gene encoding taste receptor type 1 member 1, with translation METSDVPPEVKVRTRHALIRAERLMTPRTRRRSRPDLSLRGDYNIAGLFPLYNTQEGDNSLPVLGHCNEGTINKHGYHLMQAMRFAVEEINNGTRDRQLLPGVTLGYQVYDVCSLSADTLATIELLAQRYGQPCSDCSEEDLSAVGVIGPDSSSFAFIPAAVLGSDLVPQISYEASNEMLSNKYLYPAFFRTIPSDKNQVNAMIELLRRFEWTWIALLGSDNDYGLQGMQSLSELAPHYDICIAYQAVIPAYTDGTRAQIQQMVTKIIHTRVNTIVVFSSKRIVSGFFRMVIEQNVTGKVWIGTEDWSVATLVSGIPGIRTIGTVLGTSVKYTPFSGFQAFEDLSGLIAEQNANKSVSWNGTCVQSVTCLQDSDLITFTSKAFPLEKYDITSSFNVYKAVYALAHSLHSLLDCDSGECKTVDIQPWQLLQKLKQVNFSIGETLVYFDKNGDPPTGYDIVTWDWMGDSWALRVVGAYSPNPTYLEIDANGVHWNSAGPGLVPQSRCSPDCPPGYRKLQTGQHKCCFDCQACPAATFLNKSGDTSCQPCQISEWSLPKSEVCLQRTVAYLPWDDPLAVALLVMLALTELLIVGTALTFLLHLGTPVVKSAGGRTCLVMLTSLAAAASSGLCHFGVPSGPACLLKQSLFVLSFTVCLACVAVRSFQLVCIFKFSNKLPRAYGTWARNNGPQAVILVVSGVECLISLLRLLLDPPQPSQEYSFYADKVILECSKTLSAGAVVELGYVALLSTLCFCLSYLGKDLPANYSEAKCITFSLLLYMISWISFFTVYCVHRDKYVMAMQVAAILASVLGILGGYFMPKVYIILLRPQMNTTGHFQNCIQMYTMTKE